The following coding sequences are from one Hymenobacter sp. DG25A window:
- a CDS encoding glycosyltransferase family 2 protein codes for MASSQPADNVGSCADVAVVILNWNGLRWLQQFLPEVVAQADGATIVVADNASTDESVAWLRVQFPSVRVLVHATNLGFCEGYNQALRQLNFRYYVLLNSDVAVTPGWLRPLRQLLEERPAAAACQPKILAQLQPTHFEYAGAGGGYLDRLGYPFCRGRLFDTLEEDHGQYNDARPVAWASGACMMVRASAWHALGGLEPEFFAHMEEIDLCWRLQNAGHEVWYQGGSTVYHVGGGTLHKSNPRKTYLNFRNGLALVYKNTAPTELTSTMVQRLLLDWVAAARFLTQGATGDFKAVLRAHRDVLRKLSYWKTQRRAARPHLSVAQRAGTYQGSLVWAYFVQGKRTFAELQIPDGAALPAQSLAHVHPERQREVEHHGGAKREE; via the coding sequence TTGGCCTCTAGTCAGCCCGCAGATAATGTAGGATCCTGCGCTGATGTAGCCGTCGTTATTCTGAACTGGAATGGCTTGCGCTGGCTGCAGCAGTTTCTGCCGGAGGTAGTGGCGCAGGCCGATGGAGCCACCATTGTAGTAGCAGATAATGCTTCTACCGATGAGTCGGTGGCCTGGCTGCGGGTGCAGTTCCCATCCGTTCGGGTGCTGGTACACGCTACCAACCTCGGTTTCTGTGAAGGCTACAACCAGGCGTTGCGCCAGCTGAATTTCCGGTACTATGTGCTGCTGAATTCGGATGTGGCCGTAACCCCGGGCTGGCTGCGCCCCCTGCGCCAGCTGCTGGAAGAGCGGCCGGCCGCGGCTGCCTGTCAGCCCAAAATCCTGGCCCAGCTACAGCCCACGCATTTTGAATATGCCGGCGCCGGCGGGGGCTACCTCGACCGGCTGGGCTACCCCTTCTGCCGGGGGCGCCTGTTTGATACCCTGGAGGAAGACCACGGTCAGTACAACGATGCCCGACCGGTAGCCTGGGCCTCCGGCGCCTGCATGATGGTGCGCGCCAGCGCCTGGCACGCGCTGGGCGGCCTGGAGCCGGAGTTCTTTGCCCACATGGAGGAAATTGACCTGTGCTGGCGCCTGCAGAATGCGGGCCATGAAGTCTGGTACCAAGGCGGCAGCACCGTTTACCACGTGGGCGGGGGCACATTGCACAAAAGCAACCCGCGCAAAACATACCTCAACTTCCGCAACGGGCTGGCCTTGGTGTACAAGAACACGGCGCCGACAGAGCTAACCAGCACCATGGTGCAACGCCTGTTACTGGACTGGGTGGCTGCTGCCCGGTTTCTGACCCAGGGGGCTACTGGGGATTTTAAAGCGGTACTACGGGCACACCGGGACGTGCTCAGGAAGCTTTCCTATTGGAAAACTCAGCGCCGGGCGGCCCGGCCACACCTTTCCGTAGCCCAACGGGCCGGCACCTACCAGGGCAGTCTGGTATGGGCATATTTTGTACAGGGAAAGCGGACGTTTGCGGAGCTACAAATCCCAGACGGTGCTGCGCTGCCGGCGCAAAGCCTGGCGCACGTTCATCCAGAACGCCAGCGCGAAGTAGAGCACCACGGGGGAGCCAAACGTGAAGAATGA
- a CDS encoding pyruvate dehydrogenase complex E1 component subunit beta yields MTTMRTIQFREALREAMSEEMRRDPRVFLMGEEVAEYNGAYKVSQGMLDEFGPERVIDTPIAELGFAGIGVGAAINGLLPIIEFMTFNFSLVAIDQVINSAAKIYSMSGGQYSCPIVFRGPTGNAGMLSSQHSQNFENWYANCPGLKVVVPSTPYDAKGLLKSAIRDADPVIFMESELMYGDKGEVPEEEYLIPIGKANVVRQGDSVTLVSFGKMMKVALAAADELAKDGINAEVIDLRSVRPIDYDTLIESVKKTNRMVVVEEAWPLASISSELAYMVQRRAFDYLDAPVVRITCQDVPLPYAPTLIEASLPNVARTVAAVKEVTYQKA; encoded by the coding sequence CTGACGACTATGCGGACCATCCAATTCCGGGAAGCCCTGCGTGAAGCCATGTCTGAAGAAATGCGCCGCGACCCGCGCGTATTTCTTATGGGCGAAGAAGTAGCTGAGTATAACGGCGCTTACAAAGTAAGCCAGGGCATGCTCGACGAATTCGGCCCGGAGCGCGTAATTGATACGCCTATTGCTGAGCTGGGCTTTGCCGGCATTGGGGTAGGCGCGGCCATCAACGGCCTGCTGCCCATCATCGAGTTCATGACCTTCAACTTCTCCCTGGTAGCTATTGACCAGGTGATTAACTCGGCGGCCAAGATTTATTCGATGTCGGGTGGTCAGTACTCCTGCCCTATCGTTTTCCGTGGCCCTACCGGCAACGCCGGCATGCTTTCCTCGCAGCACTCGCAGAACTTCGAGAACTGGTACGCCAACTGCCCCGGCCTGAAAGTGGTGGTTCCCTCCACCCCTTACGATGCCAAAGGCCTGCTGAAATCCGCCATCCGCGACGCCGACCCGGTGATTTTCATGGAGTCGGAGCTGATGTACGGCGACAAAGGCGAAGTGCCGGAAGAAGAGTACCTGATTCCGATTGGCAAAGCCAACGTAGTGCGTCAGGGCGACAGTGTGACGCTGGTGAGCTTCGGCAAAATGATGAAAGTAGCTTTGGCTGCGGCCGATGAGCTGGCGAAAGACGGCATCAACGCCGAAGTAATCGACCTGCGCTCGGTACGTCCTATCGACTACGACACCCTGATTGAATCAGTAAAGAAAACCAACCGCATGGTGGTGGTAGAAGAAGCATGGCCCCTGGCCAGCATCAGCTCGGAGCTGGCCTACATGGTACAGCGCCGCGCCTTTGACTACCTCGATGCCCCCGTAGTGCGCATTACCTGCCAGGACGTGCCCCTGCCCTATGCGCCTACCCTCATTGAGGCCTCGCTGCCCAATGTGGCCCGCACCGTAGCGGCTGTTAAGGAAGTAACTTATCAGAAAGCCTAG
- a CDS encoding gliding motility-associated C-terminal domain-containing protein, with translation MVKLFTPYFVLLWALLLAQWPAHAQAPCTDTPNSGACFRVYDADTRQPVTALCTGQRIRLRDCSGRPLDPRKTYYRLSTATVCSFAEGDTVTTLTVPATPGNIVITQNTPNLLVPGTGIIYSRTLRVYAAPEPVFTVATCAPGFVQVSITDRTYDRFTVQLGNGTPQPASAGTTTYAVPNGTNSVTVQGSYAAASLCSGTRTISFTPAAAPQIPQLKQLTVQGSSLEFQWGTLQAEYQYVLEVADAASPGGFRQVANIPASSTSLTLPAATLPGCYRLRLTDACQSTGTRYVSATGCTVQLSATSADGRNELRWTTGAAATGFEITRNGTLLARTGAGTSGTYLDKDVVCGMEYTYRITASSNGVTSVSDARTLKTASTQTPPAPVILASFDLRNRVELTTTDPVSPGSSVVYTRLQDGTSTVVGTASGKLLDSLALLSVDTPPCYTARFQDPCGNTSVASASVCPVILEATPTKDNTDAVQLRWSALNGAATATYQLLLLGPAGQVLRTQTVSGFTYVDLTPPTDRQVLRYRLEATAPGGGRSYSNVVSVTRPLRVVLPTAFTPNGDGLNDVLEIKGRFITTYRLVIRDRNGQEVFTSTSPAQRWDGRIKGATPVPGVYVYRFEAADEMGQPFVQTGSVTILR, from the coding sequence ATGGTGAAGCTTTTTACCCCATATTTTGTGCTGCTCTGGGCCCTGCTGCTGGCCCAGTGGCCCGCCCATGCGCAGGCTCCCTGTACCGACACGCCTAACTCCGGCGCCTGTTTCCGGGTGTATGATGCCGATACCCGGCAGCCGGTAACGGCCTTGTGCACGGGCCAGCGCATCCGCCTGCGGGACTGCAGCGGACGCCCCCTCGACCCCCGAAAAACCTACTACCGGCTTTCCACGGCCACCGTCTGCAGCTTTGCCGAAGGGGATACTGTGACCACGCTAACGGTTCCTGCTACCCCGGGCAATATCGTCATCACCCAAAACACCCCTAACCTGCTGGTACCTGGCACGGGCATTATCTACTCGCGCACCCTGCGGGTATATGCTGCTCCGGAACCGGTTTTCACCGTGGCAACCTGTGCCCCCGGCTTTGTGCAGGTATCCATTACCGACCGCACCTATGACCGGTTTACCGTGCAGTTGGGCAATGGCACACCGCAGCCTGCCAGCGCGGGCACCACTACCTATGCCGTTCCCAACGGCACTAACTCTGTTACCGTGCAGGGCAGCTATGCGGCGGCCTCTTTGTGCAGCGGCACCCGCACCATCAGCTTCACGCCCGCCGCAGCGCCCCAGATACCCCAGCTTAAGCAGCTAACGGTGCAGGGAAGCTCCCTGGAATTTCAATGGGGCACCCTGCAAGCAGAATATCAATATGTGCTGGAAGTGGCAGATGCAGCCAGTCCGGGTGGTTTTCGGCAGGTGGCGAATATCCCGGCGTCCAGCACCAGCCTAACGCTGCCCGCTGCTACTCTGCCCGGTTGCTACCGTCTGCGCCTCACCGATGCCTGCCAGTCTACCGGCACCCGGTATGTTTCTGCCACAGGCTGTACCGTGCAGCTTTCCGCTACCTCCGCCGATGGCCGCAACGAGCTGCGCTGGACTACCGGGGCAGCAGCCACCGGCTTTGAAATTACCCGCAACGGCACGCTGCTGGCTCGCACGGGCGCTGGCACCAGCGGCACCTACCTGGATAAAGACGTGGTATGCGGCATGGAGTACACTTACCGCATAACTGCAAGCAGCAACGGCGTGACTTCTGTTTCTGATGCCCGGACGCTAAAAACCGCTTCCACCCAAACTCCCCCCGCTCCCGTTATTCTGGCCTCGTTTGATTTACGCAACCGGGTAGAGCTAACGACCACCGACCCTGTTTCTCCGGGTAGCTCGGTGGTGTACACGCGCCTGCAGGATGGCACCAGCACTGTGGTGGGCACCGCCTCCGGTAAGCTGCTGGATTCCTTGGCGCTGTTATCCGTCGATACGCCTCCCTGCTACACCGCCCGGTTCCAGGACCCTTGTGGTAATACATCTGTAGCTAGCGCGTCGGTATGCCCGGTTATTCTGGAAGCAACGCCTACAAAAGATAATACCGATGCCGTGCAGCTGCGGTGGTCGGCGCTTAATGGTGCTGCTACGGCCACTTACCAACTACTGCTACTGGGCCCCGCCGGACAGGTTTTGCGTACCCAAACGGTTTCTGGATTCACGTATGTTGATCTGACTCCACCCACGGACCGGCAGGTGTTGCGTTACCGGCTGGAAGCCACTGCGCCCGGTGGCGGGCGCAGCTATTCCAATGTAGTATCCGTGACGCGGCCTTTACGGGTGGTGCTTCCCACGGCCTTTACGCCCAACGGGGATGGTCTGAACGATGTATTAGAGATAAAAGGACGGTTCATTACCACCTACCGGCTGGTTATCCGGGACCGAAACGGGCAGGAAGTGTTTACTTCCACCAGTCCGGCACAGCGTTGGGATGGGCGCATCAAGGGAGCTACCCCAGTGCCGGGCGTGTACGTATATCGGTTTGAAGCCGCTGATGAAATGGGGCAGCCTTTTGTCCAAACAGGCTCCGTCACCATTCTGCGCTAA
- a CDS encoding DinB family protein, translating into MNHRLHLRFEQLEQATNRLLASAAVLGEQAYQSPGPGHWSAAQVVQHLVVAETGIGLYVEKKVLQAEGLQKGGVASFLKSRLLRVLLRLPFTRFKAPTSLTKLTPETVPPLAELRAEWEATRRRMERTLNEYPGKLMDRAIFKHPRSGMLTITQTMDFMLDHILHHQKQMERITKQVAQKAVK; encoded by the coding sequence ATGAATCACCGCTTACACTTACGCTTTGAGCAGTTGGAACAGGCTACAAACCGCCTGCTGGCTTCGGCAGCCGTTTTGGGAGAGCAGGCATACCAGTCGCCGGGTCCGGGCCATTGGTCGGCGGCCCAGGTAGTGCAGCATTTGGTAGTAGCCGAAACGGGTATTGGGCTGTATGTGGAGAAAAAAGTATTGCAGGCCGAAGGATTGCAAAAAGGCGGGGTGGCTTCGTTTCTGAAGTCACGGCTGCTGCGGGTGCTGCTGCGCCTGCCGTTTACCCGCTTTAAAGCGCCCACTTCGCTTACCAAGCTAACCCCGGAAACAGTTCCGCCGCTGGCGGAGCTTCGTGCTGAGTGGGAAGCCACCCGCCGCCGTATGGAGCGTACGCTGAACGAATACCCCGGCAAACTTATGGACCGGGCCATTTTTAAGCACCCCCGCTCCGGCATGCTCACCATCACCCAGACCATGGACTTCATGCTGGATCATATCCTGCATCACCAAAAGCAGATGGAGCGCATTACCAAGCAGGTAGCTCAGAAAGCCGTCAAGTAG
- a CDS encoding acyl-CoA thioesterase, whose amino-acid sequence MTDFAKTYTVRWADLDPNIHMRHSAYTDYAAQVRLEYLAEHGFTMAQFAKLAIGPILFREDTRFFKEVGLSEVIRVTAELAGINEDGTRWRIVHSIYKADDRLAATVTVDGAWLDLRARKLAVPPVEITAVMRQLSRHASYADIVRKSEEKV is encoded by the coding sequence ATGACAGACTTCGCGAAAACCTACACCGTCCGTTGGGCCGACCTCGACCCCAACATCCACATGCGCCACTCGGCCTACACCGATTATGCCGCGCAGGTGCGCCTGGAGTACCTGGCCGAACATGGCTTTACCATGGCGCAATTTGCCAAGCTGGCCATTGGCCCCATTCTGTTTCGGGAAGACACCCGCTTCTTCAAGGAAGTGGGTTTGAGCGAGGTAATTCGCGTTACGGCCGAGCTGGCAGGCATCAACGAAGATGGCACCCGCTGGCGCATTGTGCACAGCATTTACAAAGCCGACGACCGGCTAGCCGCCACCGTAACCGTAGATGGCGCCTGGCTGGATTTGCGCGCCCGAAAGCTGGCAGTACCGCCGGTAGAAATAACCGCCGTTATGCGGCAGCTTTCCCGCCACGCTTCCTACGCCGACATCGTTCGAAAAAGCGAGGAAAAGGTCTAA
- a CDS encoding YbaB/EbfC family nucleoid-associated protein, whose product MFDMMGMMGKVKELQDKMKQAQDELQHLTVTAESGGGLVKATVNGQRRVLKLDIDESLLSGPDRDMMADLVVAAVNKALEEVGEKAKEELKNKTSGLLPNIPGLDFGNLGL is encoded by the coding sequence ATGTTTGATATGATGGGCATGATGGGGAAGGTAAAAGAGCTCCAAGATAAAATGAAGCAGGCGCAGGACGAACTGCAGCACCTCACGGTTACCGCCGAATCGGGCGGGGGCCTAGTGAAGGCTACGGTGAATGGCCAGCGCCGCGTACTGAAGCTGGATATCGATGAAAGCCTGCTCTCCGGCCCCGACCGCGACATGATGGCCGACCTGGTGGTAGCCGCCGTGAACAAAGCCCTGGAAGAAGTAGGCGAAAAAGCCAAGGAAGAGCTCAAGAACAAAACCTCCGGCCTGCTGCCCAACATTCCCGGCCTCGATTTCGGCAACCTTGGCCTCTAG
- the hutH gene encoding histidine ammonia-lyase, producing MSADFSLTPSHHFTLQELGQLVASGRRVVLSDEARQRIESCHTYLRERLEHSDAPIYGINTGFGALCDKSIPPADREQLQVNLMMSHACGTGEEVPSELVKLMLLLKAQSLSYGHSGVQVATVQRLLDFYNRDILPVVYQQGSLGASGDLAPLAHLCLPLLGLGEVNYQGYRLQAADALHLFSWEPVRLGAKEGLALLNGTQFMLAYGVHSLMRAQRLAQAADVIGALSLEAFDGRPEPFDVRLHQIRPHAGQLTVAARIRELLAGSELQQQPKKAVQDPYSFRCQPQVHGASRDALAYVAQVMETECNAVTDNPNIFPEDDTILSGGNFHGQPLALALDFMAIAVAELGSISERRTYQLISGQRGLPPFLVAEPGLNSGFMIPQYTAASIVSQSKQLCTPASVDSIVSSNGQEDHVSMGANAATKGLRVIQNTEQVLGIELLNAAQALAFRRPARTSPQLEQVVEAFRQKVPFNGHDRVLYPDLHAAAAFVRTYEWR from the coding sequence ATGTCTGCTGATTTTTCGCTTACTCCCTCCCACCATTTCACCCTCCAGGAACTGGGCCAGCTGGTAGCCAGCGGCCGCCGCGTAGTCCTCAGCGACGAAGCCCGCCAGCGCATCGAAAGCTGCCACACCTACCTGCGGGAGCGGCTGGAGCATTCAGATGCCCCCATTTATGGCATCAATACCGGCTTTGGAGCGCTCTGCGATAAAAGCATTCCGCCCGCCGACCGGGAGCAGCTGCAGGTGAATCTGATGATGTCGCACGCCTGCGGCACGGGCGAGGAAGTGCCTAGTGAGCTGGTGAAGCTGATGCTGCTGCTGAAAGCCCAGAGCCTCAGCTACGGGCACAGCGGCGTGCAGGTGGCCACGGTGCAGCGCCTGCTCGATTTCTATAACCGCGACATTCTGCCGGTGGTTTACCAGCAGGGTTCCTTGGGTGCCAGCGGCGACCTGGCTCCGCTGGCGCATTTGTGCCTGCCGCTGCTGGGTTTGGGAGAAGTAAACTACCAGGGCTACCGCCTGCAGGCCGCCGATGCGCTGCACTTATTCAGCTGGGAACCGGTGCGGTTGGGCGCCAAAGAAGGCCTGGCATTGCTGAATGGCACCCAGTTTATGCTGGCTTACGGGGTACACAGCCTGATGCGCGCCCAGCGCCTGGCCCAGGCCGCGGATGTGATTGGGGCCCTGTCGTTGGAAGCGTTTGATGGGCGGCCGGAGCCGTTTGATGTCCGGCTGCACCAGATTCGGCCGCACGCCGGGCAGCTCACGGTGGCTGCGCGCATTCGGGAATTGCTGGCGGGCAGCGAGCTGCAGCAGCAGCCCAAAAAGGCCGTGCAGGACCCCTACTCCTTCCGCTGCCAGCCCCAGGTGCACGGCGCCTCCCGCGACGCCCTGGCCTACGTGGCCCAGGTGATGGAAACGGAGTGCAACGCCGTAACCGACAACCCCAACATCTTCCCCGAGGACGACACTATTCTTTCCGGTGGCAACTTCCACGGGCAGCCGCTGGCTTTGGCGCTTGATTTTATGGCCATTGCCGTAGCCGAGCTGGGCAGCATCTCAGAGCGCCGTACCTATCAGCTGATTTCCGGGCAGCGCGGCCTGCCGCCCTTCCTGGTGGCCGAGCCTGGCCTCAACTCGGGCTTCATGATTCCGCAATACACCGCCGCCAGCATCGTAAGCCAAAGCAAACAGCTGTGCACTCCGGCTTCCGTTGACAGCATTGTAAGCAGCAACGGGCAGGAAGACCACGTGAGCATGGGCGCCAACGCCGCTACCAAGGGCCTGCGCGTTATCCAGAATACGGAGCAGGTTTTGGGCATTGAGCTGCTGAACGCCGCCCAGGCCCTGGCCTTCCGCCGCCCGGCCCGCACCTCCCCGCAGCTGGAGCAGGTAGTAGAGGCTTTCCGCCAGAAAGTACCCTTCAACGGGCACGACCGGGTGCTCTACCCCGACCTGCACGCGGCCGCGGCCTTTGTGCGCACCTACGAGTGGCGCTAG
- the hisS gene encoding histidine--tRNA ligase has translation MSVQKPSIPKGTRDFGPAVVARRNYIFGVIRPVFEKFGYAPLETPTMENLSVLTGKYGDEGDQLLFKIVNSGDFAKDVTADDLAAGSKKILPKIAEKGLRYDLTVPFARYVVMNRGTLTFPFKRYQIQPVWRADRPQRGRYREFYQCDADVVGTDSLLCEAEIVLMMSEVLNTLGLTEHTIKINHRRVLGAFYQALSGEGTETDLFVAIDKLDKIGREGVSNELLERGFSAGAIDTLFQLLTVEGGFGEKLQRLQAAFAQAGVPTEADGQYKGLQELRQVQEILQGFGFTQFDHLEFDPTLARGLSYYTGCIFEIKINNVNMGSVSGGGRYDNLTGSFGLPGVSGVGFSFGVDRLYDCLDELNLFPEGAAAITRCLVANFDADSMAGMLPVLRQLREANVPSELYPESTKLAKQFKYADAKGIPFVLLQGSEERAARQFKLKDLRTGQEQQLSLEDVIQLLTNGN, from the coding sequence ATGAGCGTTCAGAAACCCAGCATTCCTAAAGGTACCCGTGATTTTGGCCCGGCCGTGGTGGCCCGCCGCAACTATATATTCGGCGTTATCCGGCCCGTGTTCGAGAAGTTCGGCTATGCCCCGCTCGAAACGCCGACCATGGAAAACCTATCGGTGCTCACGGGGAAATACGGCGACGAAGGTGATCAGCTGCTGTTTAAGATTGTGAACTCCGGTGATTTCGCCAAAGACGTTACCGCCGATGACCTGGCGGCCGGCTCCAAAAAAATCCTGCCCAAAATTGCCGAAAAAGGCCTGCGCTACGACCTCACCGTGCCCTTTGCGCGCTACGTGGTCATGAACCGGGGCACGCTCACTTTCCCCTTCAAGCGCTACCAGATTCAGCCGGTGTGGCGCGCCGACCGCCCCCAGCGGGGCCGCTACCGCGAGTTCTACCAGTGCGACGCCGACGTGGTAGGCACCGATTCTCTGCTCTGCGAGGCGGAAATTGTGCTGATGATGAGCGAGGTGCTGAACACGCTGGGCCTTACTGAGCACACCATTAAAATAAACCACCGCCGCGTACTGGGTGCCTTTTACCAGGCTCTGAGCGGCGAAGGCACCGAAACCGACCTGTTTGTAGCAATTGATAAGCTGGACAAAATTGGTCGGGAAGGCGTAAGCAATGAGCTGTTGGAGCGCGGTTTCTCGGCCGGCGCCATTGATACTCTGTTTCAGCTGCTAACAGTGGAAGGTGGTTTTGGCGAAAAGCTGCAGCGCCTGCAGGCAGCCTTTGCGCAGGCCGGCGTGCCCACCGAGGCCGATGGCCAGTACAAAGGTCTGCAGGAACTGCGCCAGGTGCAGGAGATACTGCAAGGCTTCGGCTTCACCCAGTTCGACCACCTCGAATTTGACCCCACGTTGGCCCGCGGGCTGAGCTACTACACGGGCTGCATCTTCGAAATCAAGATCAACAACGTGAACATGGGCAGCGTGAGTGGCGGCGGCCGCTACGATAACCTCACGGGCTCTTTTGGCCTGCCGGGCGTATCCGGCGTGGGCTTCTCCTTCGGCGTAGACCGCCTCTACGACTGCCTGGACGAGCTGAACCTGTTCCCGGAAGGCGCGGCCGCCATCACCCGCTGCCTGGTGGCCAATTTCGATGCCGACTCCATGGCCGGGATGCTGCCAGTGCTGCGCCAGCTGCGCGAGGCCAACGTGCCCAGCGAGCTGTACCCAGAAAGCACCAAGCTGGCCAAGCAGTTTAAGTACGCCGATGCCAAAGGCATTCCTTTTGTGCTGCTGCAGGGCTCGGAGGAGCGCGCCGCCCGGCAGTTTAAGCTGAAAGACCTGCGCACCGGGCAGGAGCAGCAGCTCTCCCTGGAAGATGTCATCCAACTCCTGACGAACGGTAACTAG
- a CDS encoding tetratricopeptide repeat protein, whose translation MMKVAGEGQQITVQPSVLDTNGENVLFEVKAKVPAAHLRKGKAYNLNLSYRYDNGLREDTVGRLSFVSGEYVYDEDRKDQLVATRQFSFPFTPRKNPGQLLATPEARQLRKGGKVRTGKPFQIARGIVTTSRLVVRQDTLIPYLPETASLEGGGTRVLPFFFDTGESKIRNYLGTNVAALEEFIEANQKTELVMVVAGNSPEPAETKNPHLADQRVQALVKYYKNRVDVSSYLNSVKAIQFDTRAYRNRWDLFVNKVQESALQPAQIDSVLTILNESEGTFAERELQLHQLSFFDYLEQYIYPVMRFGTVAVKYSAPKRYESEIYLLSKKIVEKQMEADALTPEELRYSATLTPLLAEKQRIYEMAIATTGRWEAYHNLGVVLAARAEKEVNLRVKRAYQRRAATNFTLAAHRNPTALTFYRTATAYHRAGDKLEALQNYDYAIKLGGPRPILNKVFADKAALEIEVGQPDDALRSLSFSDKSYQNTMNRALIYLLKENYEGAAQIYQEALTLKPNDAMAYYCLALVAARQKDEAQMGLHLRRAVQLDRQFAQRAVEDLEFRDFVASKTFVEALK comes from the coding sequence ATGATGAAGGTTGCGGGTGAGGGTCAACAAATTACCGTTCAGCCTTCGGTGCTGGACACCAACGGCGAAAATGTTCTGTTTGAGGTGAAGGCGAAAGTACCCGCAGCGCACCTGCGCAAGGGGAAAGCCTACAACCTGAACCTTAGCTACCGCTACGATAATGGACTGCGGGAAGACACCGTGGGCCGCCTCAGCTTTGTATCCGGCGAGTACGTGTACGATGAGGACCGCAAAGACCAGCTGGTAGCAACCAGGCAGTTTTCGTTTCCCTTTACGCCCCGCAAAAACCCGGGCCAGCTGCTGGCCACTCCCGAAGCCCGCCAGTTGCGAAAGGGTGGCAAAGTGCGCACCGGCAAGCCTTTCCAGATAGCCCGCGGCATCGTCACCACCAGCCGGCTGGTGGTACGCCAGGATACACTTATACCTTACCTGCCGGAAACGGCCAGCCTGGAAGGGGGCGGCACCCGCGTGTTGCCGTTCTTTTTTGATACCGGCGAAAGCAAAATCCGCAATTATCTGGGCACCAACGTGGCCGCGCTGGAAGAATTCATCGAAGCCAATCAGAAAACCGAGCTGGTGATGGTGGTGGCCGGCAACTCGCCGGAGCCGGCCGAAACCAAAAACCCGCACCTGGCCGACCAGCGCGTGCAGGCCCTGGTGAAGTACTATAAAAACCGCGTCGACGTCAGCTCCTATCTGAACTCGGTGAAAGCTATTCAATTTGACACCCGCGCCTACCGCAACCGTTGGGACTTGTTCGTGAACAAGGTGCAGGAGTCGGCGCTGCAGCCGGCGCAGATAGACTCGGTGCTCACCATTCTGAACGAATCAGAAGGGACGTTTGCTGAGCGGGAGCTGCAGCTGCACCAGCTTTCCTTCTTCGATTATCTGGAGCAATACATTTACCCGGTAATGCGCTTTGGCACGGTGGCCGTGAAGTACAGCGCCCCCAAACGCTACGAATCAGAAATCTACCTGCTCTCCAAAAAGATTGTGGAGAAGCAGATGGAAGCCGATGCGCTGACGCCCGAGGAGCTGCGGTATTCGGCCACGCTCACGCCGCTGCTGGCCGAAAAGCAGCGCATCTATGAAATGGCCATTGCCACCACGGGCCGCTGGGAAGCCTACCATAACCTGGGCGTAGTGCTGGCTGCCCGGGCCGAAAAGGAAGTGAATCTGCGCGTGAAGCGGGCCTATCAGCGCCGGGCCGCTACTAACTTTACCCTGGCCGCACACCGCAACCCCACGGCCCTCACCTTCTACCGCACCGCCACCGCTTACCACCGCGCCGGCGACAAGCTGGAGGCCCTGCAGAACTACGACTACGCCATTAAGCTGGGCGGCCCCCGCCCTATTCTGAACAAGGTATTTGCCGATAAAGCTGCGCTGGAAATTGAAGTTGGTCAGCCCGATGATGCCCTGCGCAGCCTCAGCTTCAGCGACAAATCCTACCAGAATACCATGAACCGCGCGCTGATTTACCTGCTGAAGGAGAACTACGAAGGCGCAGCCCAGATTTACCAGGAAGCCCTCACCCTGAAGCCCAACGATGCTATGGCGTACTATTGCCTGGCCCTGGTAGCAGCCCGTCAGAAAGACGAAGCGCAAATGGGACTACACCTGCGCCGGGCCGTGCAGTTGGACCGCCAGTTTGCCCAGCGGGCCGTGGAAGACCTGGAGTTCCGGGATTTTGTCGCCAGCAAAACGTTTGTGGAGGCCTTGAAGTAG